The following are from one region of the Lodderomyces elongisporus chromosome 7, complete sequence genome:
- the MDM12_2 gene encoding Mitochondrial distribution and morphology protein 12 has translation MSFDINWEKLTTDNQINDSIKNFLHEQFQSLQLPSYISNLEVVDFKLGTIPPEITIRHIGDPFEEFYANPDDGNGDGNNDEEVLKDKSTKLKGRQAVNIIPNKAGATHEADNINDHDYGDEDDIDDDYDNDSDDYDDDENDGLHDHGEDEENEESSQYDEDRLSNITEGLSSVELLASASTPKRTSPQRPPLISPRGEVTQQTLSKPKEPFQSILNPYGVTSVLNQGSNAAKNTTATSIAAGTTAANGVGTSKDIFDQNNFSSRVIPKIKTKEESVSGDQQQGKQTGKANEKGQKHKHEHEEEQGSDKQNAKNKASDDVQLILEINYKGNLYIDLLVTLLVNYPSPNFISLPIKLHVTDLVIHTIATIAYLKHAVYVSFLCDVNDEADGFSGASSNASTPNVTGTTSGGGNSGGNIVDYYFSDPNNKERIDIIKKIKIESEIGEVENNILRNVGKVEKFLMEQLRAILRDEIAWPSWICVDMAENDDEEEEEEEEEEEEDDDDEDNEGRGRMRDTGDVDVRDHDKKED, from the coding sequence ATGTCATTTGATATCAACTGGGAAAAACTCACCACTGACAACCAGATAAATGATTCGataaaaaactttttgcaTGAGCAATTCCAATCCTTGCAATTACCTTCTTACATCTCCAACTTGGAGGTCGTGGATTTCAAACTAGGTACTATTCCACCGGAAATTACAATTCGACATATAGGCGACCCTTTTGAAGAGTTTTACGCCAATCCAGATGACGGTAATGGTGATGGAAACAATGATGAGGAAGTATTAAAAGACAAATCTACCAAGCTAAAGGGTCGACAAGCAGTCAATATTATACCAAACAAAGCGGGTGCCACTCACGAAGCTGATAATATAAATGATCATGACTATGgcgatgaagatgatattGACGATGACTACGACAATGATTCTGACGATTACGACGATGACGAGAATGATGGTCTTCATGATCATGGCGAAGATGAGGAAAATGAAGAGAGCAGCCAATATGATGAAGATCGGTTATCAAACATTACCGAGGGTCTAAGTCTGGTTGAATTGTTAGCTAGCGCATCTACGCCTAAGCGAACATCTCCACAGCGACCGCCATTGATAAGTCCACGTGGTGAAGTTACGCAGCAGACCTTGTCCAAACCCAAAGAACCTTTTCAATCGATATTGAATCCATACGGAGTAACCAGCGTATTAAACCAGGGAAGCAATGCAgcaaaaaatacaacagcaacatcaattgCTGCAGGAACAACCGCCGCAAACGGGGTAGGTACACTGAAAGATATATTTGaccaaaacaacttttCATCACGAGTGATTCCGAAAATAAAGACTAAAGAAGAATCCGTATCCGGTGACCAACAGCAGGGGAAACAAACAGGAAaagcaaatgaaaaaggacAGAAACATAAACATGAACATGAAGAAGAGCAAGGAAGCGACAAGCAAAAcgcaaaaaacaaagcaagTGATGATGTGCAATTAATTTTGGAAATCAATTACAAGGGGAACCTTTATATTGATTTGCTTGTAACGTTGTTGGTAAACTATCCATCACCTAATTTTATTTCGCTTCCTATAAAGCTACACGTAACAGATCTAGTGATTCATACAATTGCTACGATTGCTTATCTCAAACACGCAGTGTATGTAAGCTTTTTATGTGATGTGAATGATGAAGCTGATGGGTTTAGTGGAGCCTCGTCAAACGCATCAACACCGAATGTTACTGGTACAACTAGCGGTGGAGGTAATAGTGGTGGGAATATTGTTGATTACTATTTCAGCGATCCAAACAATAAGGAAAGAATTGATATTAtcaagaaaatcaaaattgaaagtgaAATTGGAGAAGTGGAGAATAATATATTGAGAAATGttggaaaagttgaaaagttCTTGATGGAACAATTGAGGGCGATATTGAGGGATGAAATTGCATGGCCCAGCTGGATCTGCGTTGATATGGCCgagaatgatgatgaagaagaagaagaagaagaagaagaagaagaagaagatgatgatgatgaagataatGAGGGCCGGGGTCGTATGAGAGACACAGGAGATGTAGATGTACGTGATCACgacaaaaaggaagattGA